Genomic window (Bradyrhizobium sp. 186):
GATGTAGGTGTGAAGCGGATGCTCGCTCTCCGCGATGATCTGCCGCTTGGCCTCGGTCATCGGGGGGCGCCGGAACGGGTTGAAGCCGGATAGGTCACGTCTCTTGAGGAACCGATAGATGGCGTTCATGGCTTCCGGCGCCTCGATGTAGCTGTACAGGCGGTCGTAGTAGGCGTCCTCGCGCGGCTGTGCGTTGCTGTTGAACACGAAGTAACGCCTGTCGCCCTCCTCGATGTTCAGGGGCGCGCTGTGGTTCGAAAACATGAGAAACCGGGCGTAGTTCTCGATTTCAATCTGAGGGCCGTACTTGATGTTGGCGCTGACGGTCGGCTCGGTGATCAGAGGTTTGAGCTTGTTGGCCAAATCCCAGTTTCCCGCCTCGTAGACTTCATCGACCTGCACCACGAGTTTGCCAATGAGCCAGCCGTCAAAGGAACTCTTGAGGTCCTTGGTCTGAGCAACGCGACTGTTTTGATCACCCACCAAGCGGCGCACTACGGTCCCCAAGGTGGACTTGCCGATGCCTTTGGCTTCGCTGGTGATCAGCAGCGCGTGCCCTATGCGCTCATGGGGACGCTGCACGAGATGAGCGAGGAAGTCCAAGACGTGCTCAATCGCGGGCGTGTCGTTATCGAGGAGATACGCGAGATGCTCAAGGAATACCGCAGGCTCCTCGGTGTGCCCCTCGTCATTCCACGGTGGAGGTTTCCATAAGTTGAGCACGCGGCAACCGTCGCCGTCGTGTGTTATCTCGGGCGCACCGGGCAGAAACTCGACGCGTTCGGCGATGACAAAGACGCCGTCATACGGGTCATCCTCGTGATACTCAGGTTCGTAGTACTGCGACAGAACCTTCTCGAAGGACGGAAACCAGACCTTCTTTCGCCCTGCGCTGTCGTAGTAGCGAAACCCGTACTCTGCCTTCGCTATGCGCATGAAGACGTAGTCCTGGAGCGGCGCCATCTTGAGCGGATTGCGACGAAGCACCATGCCGCCATGCTGAGCCGTCCAAGCGTATTTCTCGCAGACCTTTTTCATGGCCTGCTCGCATCGCTCTTCGAACTCGGGTGTGCCCGCTCGGGGCAAATCGTCTTGGACTTGGGTCTCGGTGGGCTGATCGGTAGATTGCATTTTCAGAGAGCTGTGCGTGCTGCCGTTTGCCACGGCGCATCCTTCTTATGTGTATCCGTGTGGAACTCGCACGCCGCAGGCAAAGCCGCCAGTGTGCGCGCGCGATCCCCAGATAGTCAGCTCATCGTAACAACGCAAACCACAATCGCTCGGAACTCGAAATTCCTTCAAGGCAGTTCCGGCTGCCGTATGGTCATAAACTGTCCCAATCGGACATTAAATTTGATGGAAATCGGTCTCGGCAGGGCCGCGGAAACCACGGACCCGGTGGCCAGCATCAATCGATCGGAGTTCGAATTTGTTGGGGCGGGTTCCGCTTCCTACCCAGTCATTAACTTATCCAATCGGACATAAACAATTATGGCGGGGCTGTGATCAGTCCCGCCAGAAATTGCGGAAGCGCGTGGGTGACAGTTCGGTGTATCGCACCGTGTGCTGGATGTTCTTGTGGCCGAGGTAGGCCTGAAGGGCGCGGGTGTCGTGTCCCTTGGAGGCCAGTGCGAACCCGCAGGCATGCCGCAGCATGTGCGGATGGGCCTTGAACCCGAAGGCTGCCTGCACGCCCGCCCGCTCGACCATGCGCGCGAAGCCTGCTGTGGTGAACGGCGCCCCACGTTCCGAAGTGAACACAAAGGGCGACTTGGGTTGCTGCTCGCGCTGTAGCCGCCGCAGCCGCCGCAGTTCGTCCCCAAGGATCGGGTGCGTGCTGGGGCTGCCCTGCTTGACCCTACGGACGTGCAGGGTGGCTGTCGTGAAGTCGACTTGATCCCAGCGAAGGTCGGCCAGTTCGGATGCCCGCAGGCCGTGACGGTAAGCCACAAGGATCATGGTGCCGTCGCGGTGGCCCCAACGGTTTCCCTTGGTGGCCTCGATCAGCCGCTCAACCTCAGCCTCGGTCAGGTACTCGCGGGTGCGCAGGTCGGCATTTGGAGGCCGCTTGGGCGTAACTGTTCGTTTTTCGGTGTCGGGGGTGATCAAGCGGAGGTGCGATTTGGCCAATGTTTTCACCAGAATGAGAAGAACGACTGTTCGTAGAATGGCCGAACTACGAACAGTTTGCAAGGGATCTTCGGCTGCTTCCTGCCTCTCGAAGTATCCTTTTGCCGGGTCCCCTTTCTTGAGGTGGGCCCCTTTTTCACGAGGCCGGGGGGGCAATTTCAAAAACATTGCCTAAAGGCCGCAGCCGCCGCCCGGCTTGAGGAAGCCGTGTGTCCGTCCAGCGCTTCCCACTCACAGATGCCCAGTCGCATCGGTCGACCTTGTCTCGATCAGGTCCACACCCTGAGACGACGGCGTGTCGCAACATGAAATTCGATCCTATCGAGACAATCTTTGTGTCTCACGCGCGTGTCTCGCGAGGGTAGACCTAAGTAAGACGACGCCCTTAAGCCAGCAACGTTTGGCGGAATGGTCTCACGCTGTGCGGCTTGGCGTGAGCGCCGCTCTGAGGACGCCAATTCCAGGGCAGGAGTTGTGAATGCGATTGGCAGGTGACAGGTGGGCCAGGACCGCGAGACAAGCCTGCGGATCAATGTCGTTGAGCGTTGCAGTCGGCTTAGGGAGGGAGCCTATCCCGTCCAATAATACCGTCCCTCATTCGGCATACGGCGCGTACGGAATGATTGAATTAATTGTTAGTATCAAGGACTGCTTTTTGCTGCAATGCGACGTCCGGCAGCATCGTTCAGCAACGAAACCAGGAACCAAAATGATCGAGAAGAAACTCGACAGGGCGATTACGGACTTCGTTTGGAATGTCGTCGAAATCCACTCTCAGCTGGAGGACATCCACAACAGTTGGGCCGAGCTGCTGGGCATTACCGAGCCACAGTGGTTGATCTTGATGGCAATCACTGAACTGGACGGGGGACGAGGCGTCGCCGGCATCGACATTGCGAACAAGTTGCGCGTTCACCCGGCCTTCGTGACCAATCAGACCAAGTCCCTCGAAAAGGGCGGCTTTCTAACGCGGCAACCGGCAGCAGACGACGCGCGCTATGTCCTGATGTCGCTTACGGCAAAGGCGACAAGGGAAATCGAAAAACTGTCCAAGAGAAAGCTCGCCTTGAATTCGACGATGTTCAACGATCTGGACGAGCAGACCTTGGCAGCTCTGAACGTTGCGCTTGCAACTATTGCCAAGAACGCTCGACTGGCTGCACGATTGCTGGCTATCGACGTCTCGTGACAGCTGATGCTTGAGACGCCTCTGGCGACAATTGAGTTATCGCAGAGATGCGACTTTTCGTATCCTCAGTCAGCCAGAGGCGAGTTGCTTTCGGGTCGCGGGCAGTAGCCAACCGCAGAAGACCTCGCACCTTTAGAAGCCTTGACTGCGCGGTCACGTAGGAAACGCTGACGTTAAGCCGCTTTGCGATCATGTCGGCGCGAAGGCCAGCATTTTGATCCGCCTCTGAAAGCGCCGCCAAAATCATCCACTCTGGGCCGGCAGTCCCAAAAGTCTCGCTCCACGCCTTTATCAGCTCGTCTGAGCGGCCGAGGAATTGATCCCTTTCGTCCACGGGCACCTCTATTGGAGGCCGGAGGTTTGGATAGCCTCTCAACCGTAAAGACCCCCGGCAGTTTCCCGCCGGGGGCCTTGGAGGTCAGGTCGTTAGACCAGACTTACCAGTTGCGCTGAGCGCGGAGGAGCAGGGTAAAGGTGTCCTGATCCTTGAGCTCGTAGGTTGCAACCGGCTTAGCGGTCGTCCCGGACGGGGCAAGAGTGCTAACGATACCAGAATACTTCTGGTCAACGCGGGTCCAGGCAAAGTCAGCCGAGAACGTCAGGTTCTTGACCGGGGTCCAGCGGGTGATGATACCCGCCTGTTCGATGGCGAAGTCCGGATTACATCCCGTCACACCGGCCACGACACCGACAGCAAACGTGCCGCCAGCACCGCACAGAGCGGTCTTGGCCAGCGAACCGAACTGCGCCTGAGCGTAGGCGCCGTAGATCGCCGTGTTCCAGTAGGGATCCCAGTTATGGGTGTAAGCGCCACGGAAGCCCCAGGTCTTGACGGTTTCTTGCGAAGAACCGCCACCCAGCGAAGTGTACACCGTGTCCGGAGCATTGGCAAAGCCCACGCTGCCGTAGGCGACGTTCGAACCACCGAACATCGAGTAGCTGCTGCCCGCGAGGTTCTGGAAGTTGTAGCGGGTCGCGCCATCCGTGTAGACGCCCTGGATGTTGATCACGTCACCCGCACCGGTCGGGATGTTCTTGATCGACAGAGCGAGCTGAACCGCCCAACCCCACTTGTCGTCGGGATGGCCAGTCGGCTCGGTCGCGCCGTAGTAGGCAACGTGGTTGTCATGCGCAGCCACCGACGCCTGGAAGAGACCCCAAGCCTGGTCGACACGCACCATACCAACGAGGTTCGGCGAGCGCGAACCGCCGATGGCGTTGGCGCCGTAGGAACCACCGAGGATGCCAGCTGCAGTCGCACCCGCCAGGTTCAGGTTGCCAGCCTGGTAGTAGGCTGTCGCATCTTCCGCCGAGAACGCCGCCGTCACGCCCTGGCCGAAGTCAGCGGTGTAGGAGAACTGGGCCACACCAGTGACCGTGCCGCTGCCGCCGACGAGACCGTCGTAGTTGTTGCCGGGATAGTTGGTCCAGGGCGCGTCGAACTGCGACACGGCCTTACCCATCGTGAAGCCGGCGAACTGGATGAAGGCGTAGTACACGCCGAGCGAACCGCCCGAGGTGGCGCCGTCGGTGCCGTTGACCGCCGAACCAACGAGTGCCGGGGTCGCACCCGAGGTGTTGAGGGCCAGCGTGCTGCTGTAGGCGGTCGTACCGAACGCGCTGCCGGTGCCGGCATAGTTGCCGGTCGTCCAGGAGAACACGCCGTCGAAAAACGTGCGGACGACGCCATACTCGGTCGCGGTGCGCGTGTCGATGTTGAGGTCTTCACGAGCGCGCATCGTGTAGTAGTTGGACAGACGGTTGCGCGAACCGTTGTTCGAGGTGAACTGACCATTGTAGTCCGAGTTGGTGTTCAGCGCGACCTCAGCGCGCAGATAACCACCCAGCTTGATGCAAGTGTCAGTGCCAGGGATGTAGTAGAAACCCGCACCGTAGAGCGAACAAATTTTCACGTATTCGACCGCTTTGGCCTTTACGGGAAGATCAGCCGCTTGTGCTCCCCCCACGGCGAGCAGTGCTGCCGCGGAGCCGAGCAAAAGGCCCTTGAACTTCATGTTAAACCTCCAAGTTGAAGCCCCGTACAATTCCTCGTACAAAGCCGATTGAGCTACCCGCGAAAAGACGTTGGAAATCAACGCATCCTCGTAACGATGGTCTACTTAAGCGAAAGACCTAAACGGGACGACCTCGGGATGCCCCCCTCCGTCGCTCAGTCACAATTACTGAACGTCCTTGCACACACAACAAGAGAACGCTCCGAAACGGGCATATGAAGCGCGTTTTCCAAGAGGTGTTGCACAAATAACACGTAGATGTGATCAAACCGACCTTGCAACTTATTGTTTTTACTTATGTTTTTGAGAAGGTTCCATTTGCCGCCAAATTTCCCCACCTAGGGCGACGCAAGCGAGCTGAGGCCTTGTTGCGGTTCAGGCGCGCTCGAATCGTAGAATCGGACAGGGACTCAAGAGGACGCGCAAAAGCCTCTCGACGTAGCGACAGGCACGCCATCCGCCAAACAGCAGGCAAGGTCCGCGGCGGAAACGCTAACAGCGGAGACTCTATATGGATAGCAGGGGATATTGAGATCGGGGCCGGCAGCTCGGCTGGCGGAGACGGAGGGATTCGAACCCTCGATAGGCCTTTACAAGCCTATAACGGTTTAGCAAACCGCCGCCTTCAGCCACTCGGCCACGTCTCCAATATGCCGGGTATGCCCGACACGGCGGCGAGCCGCAAGCGGCAGAATTGAGGTCGGCGCGTTCTTTCACCTGAAAGCCGCCATCGGCCGGCCACGCAAGCCTCGCGGCAGCATCCGCGGTGCAGCCTGATTCGCGTTCTCCTTATATGGTGTGTCCGCATCTAGCGGCAGGAGCGCCAGACTCGCCAATGCGAGGGCGAAATCGGCACCGGCTCGCCGGTCCAGACATTGAACCATATGGCGGACTTGGAACCACAGGCCGGACTTGCGCCGGCATGGAAAGGTCCAGGGCACAATGCCGGTCTTTTGCGGCCGCCCGAGTTCCAGATCGCATTCATCGGGCGCGATCTGAATCGGGAGCCATTGGCCATTCTTGTCGGGGTCGCTCATGCCGCGCAGGTCTAGGCGGCGGCACGACGCATGGTCTTGATTCAGCGCAACCGGGCTCGGCGCGATTCTCGGCTCAGTGCGTGGAAACCCACGCCCTCGCCTCGCGCTGCGCGGCCGATATCTCGGCGTCCGACATCTGTCCGGCGACTTCCTGGCGCAACGTGACGGCGTCCTTGCGGCCCTTCAGCGCGGCAAGGTTGAACCATTTGTGTGCGGCGACGAGATCGACGAGGCCGGAACGGCCGCTCGCCCAATAGATCCCGCGCTCGAACAGCACGTCCGACAGCGCGCCCGCGTCGATCGGCGTCGCCGTCTCCAGATCGAATGTACCCTGAAACATAACGCATCCCCTTTTTCTTCTGCCGGCTTGTTCGCCCGAGCGCGGCTCCCGTCCAACTCTGATTTGGCATGATCCTTCCCGGAAAACCGGAAGCCACTTTTCCGGGATCATGCGCTGTTCAACTCATCCCCATGCCGTTTGCCGGCTTGTTGGAGGCGATGATGGCGGGCAAATTTGAATGGCAGTTTAAGCATCGCGATGAAGGGACCGTAAACGCGGAAGCCCGACGCGCGCGAACGGAATGCAAGAAGTCCGCAATTGACGGCCACTTCTGCGATTCGTCAGATTCGGTTTACCCTGCGATTTTTGGACAACGATAACCATCGCGCGCGGTGGCGGGCGCTGTCGCGTACACTCCGCCACGCCTTATCTTCACCCGCGAAGGCGGGTGACCCAGTATTCCAGAGACGGCAGTCATCCATCGAGAAGCCGCGGCGTACTGGATCGCCCGGTCGGAGCCGGGCGATGACACCGCGAATGGGAAAACGACGCACGGACGCCGCGCAATGAAAAAGCCGCAGCTCTCGCCTGCCCCAAGGCAGCGCTGCCACGTCACGGTCAGATCAACAATGTCGGAAAAGGAATGCCGGCAATACCCCGGCCTCAAGAGAACGAGGGCGTCGGCGAACACGTCAGGACCAGATTTCACTTTGGCCCGAAGGCCGCCTGTGAAATTGCGGAGCCCTGTGAAGGAGACCCGCACCGAACGAAGAAAACTTGTTTCTTCTGCCGGACCGGACTTCGGCGAGCGAACCCGCGAAAGAAAACGATCCGACCGTTGACCTGATGTCTCGCCGACACCCTCTATCGTCGACCAGAACCTTTTGAGAGGCGCTGATGACGTGCCGGCTCTCTAGGAGCCGGCAACTTCAGAAGCGAAGTTACTTCTTCTTCTTCGCGACCTTGCGGGTCTTCTTCGCAGTCTTCTTCACTGCGCTCTTCGCCTTCTTCGCCTTCTTCGCTTTCTTGGCCATGTTGCCCTCCGATGTGTGAGATGGCTGTAATCGCTGCGTGCACTCGGGGATCGAGATGCACTTCATCCCGAATACACCAACACAACGAAAAAAACAGCGTCTCGCTTAAGGAAGTGTTGACGGCGCAAAGCGCACGCGCCTCGCGCGCTCGATGCGGGTGTGCGAAGAGAGGCGCGCTTGCAATCGCAAAGAGCGCCGTCGCATCGACGTCGGCGAGAGCAGCGATTGCAGGAAAACTCTATGCAGCAAGTATTTTTCTGCGCTCGCGCATTGCGCATGATCGATGCTGTGATGCGTGTCGCTGTTCGCTCGATCGCGTCGTAGAGGCGTTTCGCGGACTCTGAGTCGCGGATTTTGGCAACGAAAATATTTTCATGCTTAACGGCGCGAGCGCTCGCCGGAGCGCGTCCAAGTCACCTTTTTGCGCGAATCGCATCACGGCGATTCGGAGGCGCTTCGCGGGTTTGAGCGGGATGATGTTTGCCGCCGATGACGCGCGCGAGCGTCGCATCTCGAACTGAAGCGAGGTGACGGAGGTCGTCCGTCACCTCGCTCGACGCGCGACGTCAGATGCCGAGCTTGGACTTGAGCAGGTCGTTGACTGCTTGCGGGTTGGCCTTGCCGCCGGATGACTTCATCACCTGGCCGACGAACCAGCCGAGCGACTGTGGCTTGTCCTTGACCTGCGCGGCCTTGTCGGGATTGGCCGCGATGATGTCGTCGACCACCTTCTCGATCGCCGAGAGGTCGGTGACCTGCTTCATGCCACGGCTTTCGACGAGCGCGCGGGGATCGCCGCCCTCCTGCCAGACGATCTCGAACAGATCCTTCGCGATCTTGCCGGAGATCGTGCCCTCGCCGATCAGATCGATGATCGCAGCAAGCTGCTGCGCGCTGACCGGAGAGCCCGTAATATCCCGGCCTTCCTTGTTGAGACGGCCGAACAGCTCGTTGATCACCCAGTTTGCTGCCATCTTGCCGTCGCGGGCGCGGTTGCCGAGCTTGTCCAGCACGGTCTCGTAGAACACCGCGCTCTCGCGCTCGGCGACAAGCACGCTCGCGTCGTAGCTCGACAGACCGAAATCGGCGACGAAACGCGTCTTCTTCTGGTCCGGCAGCTCGGGCAGCTCAACTTTCAGCGCATCGACGAAGCTCTGCGAGAATTCCAGCGGCAACAGATCGGGATCGGGGAAGTAGCGGTAGTCGTGCGCCTCTTCCTTGGACCGCATCGAACGCGTCTCGCCCTTGTTGGGGTCGTAGAGCCGCGTTTCCTGGTCGATGACGCCGCCATCCTCGATGATTTCAATCTGGCGCCGCGCCTCGTACTCGATCGCCTGGCCGATGAAGTTGATCGAGTTCATGTTCTTGATCTCGCAGCGGGTGCCGAGCGGCCCTCCCGGCTTGCGCACGGAGACGTTGACGTCGGCGCGCAAGCTCCCTTTCTCCATGTCGCCGTCGCAGGTGCCGAGATAGCGCAGGATCGAGCGCAGCTTGGTCACATAAGCCTTGGCCTGCTCGGCGTCGCGGATATGGGGTTTTGACACGATCTCCATCAGCGCCACGCCGCAGCGGTTGAGATCGACATAAGACATGGTCGGCGACTGATCGTGCAGCAATTTGCCGGCGTCCTGCTCCAGATGCAGCCGCTCGATGCCGACGGTGACGCTGCGGCCGCCGTCGAGCTCGACCAGCACCTCACCCTCGCCCACCACCGGCGACTTGTACTGGCTGATCTGGTAGCCCTGCGGCGAATCCGCATAGAAATAGTTCTTGCGGTCGAACACCGAGCGCAGGTTGATCTGCGCATTGAGGCCTAATCCGGTCCTGACAGCCTGCCTGACGCATTCCTCGTTGATGACGGGCAGCATGCCCGGCATCGCGGCATCGACCAGCGAGACATGGCTGTTCGGTTCGCCGCCGAACGCGGTGGAGGCGCCCGAGAACAGCTTTGAGTTCGACGTCACCTGAGCATGGATCTCCATGCCGATGACTATCTCCCAGTCGCCGGTGGCTCCTTTAAGAAGCTTATGCGTGGCCGTGCTCATGTCTTGCTCCCGAGCAGCGTGGCAGCGATCCGCTCCCACTCCGCCTGCAATGAATCCTTTGCCGTGGGCTGGCCGGCCTGGCGATACCAGTAGCCGGCGTTGCCGAGGTCGCCCTCGACACGGTGCAGATAGGCGTGCACCCAGGCGGCGTCGCGGCTGCTGTCGTCCTGAACGATCTTGTGCGCCTGGTCCCAGTCGCCCTTGGCGGCCCACCACAGGCCGGCGAGCGGCGCGCTGAGATCCGGCGCCGGCGAAGCGCCGTCGAGGCTGGCGATGAACGCCGCCACCGTCACCACCACCTCGCGGGCGTGAAGCGGCCGGCGGCCTGCTCGATCACCTCGCCGAGCGAGAACAGCGTCTCCTCGTCGAACGGACGGCCGATCAGTTGCAGGCCGAGCGGCAGACCCTGCGCGTCTTTGCCCGCGGGCACGCCAATGCCGGGCAGGCCCGCCATGTTCACGGTCACCGTGAAGATGTCATTCAGATACATCTCGACGGGGCCGGCGCCACCCTTCTCGCCGATGCCGAAGGCGGCCGACGGCGTCGCGGGGGTGAGGATCGCGTTGACGCCCTTGGCGAAGCAATCCTCAAAATCCTTCTTGATCAACGTGCGCACTTTTTGCGCGCGCAGATAATAGGCGTCGTAATAGCCGGCGGAGAGCACGTAGGTGCCGATCATGACGCGGCGGCGGACCTCCGCGCCAAAACCTTCGGCGCGGGTGTTTTCGTACAGCTCGGTGATGTTCCTGCCCTGCTCGCGCAGGCCGTAGCGGACACCGTCATAGCGGGCGAGGTTCGACGAGGCCTCCGCCGGCGCCACGATATAATAGGCCGGCAGCGCGTACTTCGTGTGCGGGAGCGATACCTCGACGAGCTCGGCGCCGGCGGCCTTCAGCCAGTCGGCGCCGTCCTTCCAGAGCTTTTCGATTTCGGCCGGCATGCCGTCGAGGCGATATTCCTTGGGAATGCCGATCTTCATGCCCTTCACGGACCTGCCGACCGCCGTCTCGTAGTCCGGCACGGGCATATCGACCGAGGTCGTATCCTTCGGGTCATGACCGGCCATCGAGCGCAGCAGCATGGCGGCATCGCGCACGCTGCGAGCAATCGGGCCGGCCTGGTCGAGCGAGGAAGCAAAGGCGACGATGCCCCAGCGCGAGCAGCGGCCATAGGTCGGCTTGATGCCGACGGTCGCGGTGAACGCGGCCGGCTGGCGGATCGAGCCGCCGGTGTCGGTCGCAGTCGCGCCCATGCAGAGCAACGCGGCCACGGCGGACGCCGAGCCGCCGGACGAGCCGCCCGGCACCAGCGTCGTGTTGGAGCCGTCGCGCCGCCAGGGATTGCCGACCGGGCCGAAGCAGGAGGTCTCGTTCGACGAGCCCATCGCGAACTCGTCATTGTTGAGCTTGCCGAGCATCACGGCACCGTCGCGCCAGAGCTGCGAGGTCACGGTCGACTCGTAGGTCGGCACGAAATTGCCTAGGATTTTCGAGCACGCGGTGGTGCGCACACCCTTGGTCGCAAAGAGGTCCTTGATGCCCAGCGGTATGCCGGCGAGCGGACCGGCATCGCCCTTCCCGATCTTGGCGTCCGCCTCGCGCGCCATGGCGCGCGCCTGGTCCGGCGTCTCCATGATGAAGGCGTTGAGCACGCGGGCGGCTTCGATCGCGGAAAGATGCGCGTCGGTCAGCTCGAGCGACGTGAAAATCTTGGCCGCGAGACCCTTGCGGGCCTCGGCGAGCGTCAGTGATGTCAATTCGGTCATTTATTGATCGGGCTACAGAAGAACGGAGACAGGGTCTTGTCGTTGGCCGGGTCGTCTTTCTTGGGCGAAGCTTTCGCCGCCGCCTCGATCTCGTCGAGCACGGCATTGACGGCCACATTGGGATCGGCAGCCTTGCCCTGCCGCTCCATCTTGTCGAGATAGTTCATATAGGCCTGGTAGGCCTTCTCATCGTCGCATAGCAGGCACATCGGACAAGGTCCTAAGAGTCTTTTATTTGACGCGTTTTCTTTACGCGAACCGGTATCCACTTCGCTCGAAAACGCTATGTAAGTTACTCGACGACTTTCGGCACCAGGAAGAAGTGGCCTTCGGTCGCGGGCGCGTTGGCAACGATATCGTCGGCGATTTCGCCGTCATTGACCACGTCTTGGCGCTTCTTCATCTGCATCGGGGTGACCGAAGTCATGGGCTCAACGCCCTCGA
Coding sequences:
- a CDS encoding primase-helicase family protein produces the protein MANGSTHSSLKMQSTDQPTETQVQDDLPRAGTPEFEERCEQAMKKVCEKYAWTAQHGGMVLRRNPLKMAPLQDYVFMRIAKAEYGFRYYDSAGRKKVWFPSFEKVLSQYYEPEYHEDDPYDGVFVIAERVEFLPGAPEITHDGDGCRVLNLWKPPPWNDEGHTEEPAVFLEHLAYLLDNDTPAIEHVLDFLAHLVQRPHERIGHALLITSEAKGIGKSTLGTVVRRLVGDQNSRVAQTKDLKSSFDGWLIGKLVVQVDEVYEAGNWDLANKLKPLITEPTVSANIKYGPQIEIENYARFLMFSNHSAPLNIEEGDRRYFVFNSNAQPREDAYYDRLYSYIEAPEAMNAIYRFLKRRDLSGFNPFRRPPMTEAKRQIIAESEHPLHTYIIDAVVSGHFRSELGAEFSFDALARQSSKDGYGAQAKNTKEVGAALRLAGATQVRKTVGDRKVRMYVLPAREDDGDGEDTKF
- a CDS encoding tyrosine-type recombinase/integrase — its product is MFLKLPPRPREKGAHLKKGDPAKGYFERQEAAEDPLQTVRSSAILRTVVLLILVKTLAKSHLRLITPDTEKRTVTPKRPPNADLRTREYLTEAEVERLIEATKGNRWGHRDGTMILVAYRHGLRASELADLRWDQVDFTTATLHVRRVKQGSPSTHPILGDELRRLRRLQREQQPKSPFVFTSERGAPFTTAGFARMVERAGVQAAFGFKAHPHMLRHACGFALASKGHDTRALQAYLGHKNIQHTVRYTELSPTRFRNFWRD
- a CDS encoding MarR family transcriptional regulator, yielding MIEKKLDRAITDFVWNVVEIHSQLEDIHNSWAELLGITEPQWLILMAITELDGGRGVAGIDIANKLRVHPAFVTNQTKSLEKGGFLTRQPAADDARYVLMSLTAKATREIEKLSKRKLALNSTMFNDLDEQTLAALNVALATIAKNARLAARLLAIDVS
- a CDS encoding porin, producing MKFKGLLLGSAAALLAVGGAQAADLPVKAKAVEYVKICSLYGAGFYYIPGTDTCIKLGGYLRAEVALNTNSDYNGQFTSNNGSRNRLSNYYTMRAREDLNIDTRTATEYGVVRTFFDGVFSWTTGNYAGTGSAFGTTAYSSTLALNTSGATPALVGSAVNGTDGATSGGSLGVYYAFIQFAGFTMGKAVSQFDAPWTNYPGNNYDGLVGGSGTVTGVAQFSYTADFGQGVTAAFSAEDATAYYQAGNLNLAGATAAGILGGSYGANAIGGSRSPNLVGMVRVDQAWGLFQASVAAHDNHVAYYGATEPTGHPDDKWGWAVQLALSIKNIPTGAGDVINIQGVYTDGATRYNFQNLAGSSYSMFGGSNVAYGSVGFANAPDTVYTSLGGGSSQETVKTWGFRGAYTHNWDPYWNTAIYGAYAQAQFGSLAKTALCGAGGTFAVGVVAGVTGCNPDFAIEQAGIITRWTPVKNLTFSADFAWTRVDQKYSGIVSTLAPSGTTAKPVATYELKDQDTFTLLLRAQRNW
- the gatB gene encoding Asp-tRNA(Asn)/Glu-tRNA(Gln) amidotransferase subunit GatB, whose protein sequence is MSTATHKLLKGATGDWEIVIGMEIHAQVTSNSKLFSGASTAFGGEPNSHVSLVDAAMPGMLPVINEECVRQAVRTGLGLNAQINLRSVFDRKNYFYADSPQGYQISQYKSPVVGEGEVLVELDGGRSVTVGIERLHLEQDAGKLLHDQSPTMSYVDLNRCGVALMEIVSKPHIRDAEQAKAYVTKLRSILRYLGTCDGDMEKGSLRADVNVSVRKPGGPLGTRCEIKNMNSINFIGQAIEYEARRQIEIIEDGGVIDQETRLYDPNKGETRSMRSKEEAHDYRYFPDPDLLPLEFSQSFVDALKVELPELPDQKKTRFVADFGLSSYDASVLVAERESAVFYETVLDKLGNRARDGKMAANWVINELFGRLNKEGRDITGSPVSAQQLAAIIDLIGEGTISGKIAKDLFEIVWQEGGDPRALVESRGMKQVTDLSAIEKVVDDIIAANPDKAAQVKDKPQSLGWFVGQVMKSSGGKANPQAVNDLLKSKLGI
- the gatA gene encoding Asp-tRNA(Asn)/Glu-tRNA(Gln) amidotransferase subunit GatA; the encoded protein is MTELTSLTLAEARKGLAAKIFTSLELTDAHLSAIEAARVLNAFIMETPDQARAMAREADAKIGKGDAGPLAGIPLGIKDLFATKGVRTTACSKILGNFVPTYESTVTSQLWRDGAVMLGKLNNDEFAMGSSNETSCFGPVGNPWRRDGSNTTLVPGGSSGGSASAVAALLCMGATATDTGGSIRQPAAFTATVGIKPTYGRCSRWGIVAFASSLDQAGPIARSVRDAAMLLRSMAGHDPKDTTSVDMPVPDYETAVGRSVKGMKIGIPKEYRLDGMPAEIEKLWKDGADWLKAAGAELVEVSLPHTKYALPAYYIVAPAEASSNLARYDGVRYGLREQGRNITELYENTRAEGFGAEVRRRVMIGTYVLSAGYYDAYYLRAQKVRTLIKKDFEDCFAKGVNAILTPATPSAAFGIGEKGGAGPVEMYLNDIFTVTVNMAGLPGIGVPAGKDAQGLPLGLQLIGRPFDEETLFSLGEVIEQAAGRFTPARWW
- the gatC gene encoding Asp-tRNA(Asn)/Glu-tRNA(Gln) amidotransferase subunit GatC yields the protein MSVDAATVRRIAHLARIAVSDDEVPHLQGELNAMLAFVEQLSEVNVEGVEPMTSVTPMQMKKRQDVVNDGEIADDIVANAPATEGHFFLVPKVVE